A region of Salinibacter sp. 10B DNA encodes the following proteins:
- a CDS encoding J domain-containing protein — protein sequence MMDCYAVLGVRQDASQEEIKEAFRERALECHPDRAAEGKEDAAKEEFQRVRKAFELLSDPQRRAKYDASDEETDVADTVDEVHVRRRSYKEEWRRRSKEEPRTISVSQAILDKVGGLSADYETIHGRTSVTVPLCSGLGALFFLIEPGAIYATDVFLVDLLLCTALGGVYGFVLGYAWGYADLFLRG from the coding sequence ATGATGGACTGCTACGCCGTTCTTGGGGTCCGTCAAGATGCCAGTCAGGAAGAGATTAAGGAGGCGTTTCGGGAGCGGGCCCTCGAATGTCATCCGGATCGGGCGGCGGAGGGGAAAGAAGACGCTGCAAAGGAGGAATTCCAGCGGGTCCGAAAAGCCTTTGAACTCCTGAGCGATCCGCAGAGGCGGGCAAAATATGACGCCTCCGACGAAGAAACGGATGTCGCCGACACGGTGGACGAGGTACACGTGCGCCGGCGGTCCTACAAAGAGGAATGGCGACGACGTTCCAAGGAGGAGCCCCGCACCATTTCTGTCAGTCAGGCGATTCTGGACAAGGTGGGCGGCCTCTCGGCCGATTACGAGACCATCCATGGACGAACCTCGGTCACCGTCCCGCTTTGCAGTGGATTGGGGGCCTTGTTTTTTCTGATAGAGCCCGGGGCCATCTACGCAACGGACGTTTTCTTGGTCGATCTGTTGCTCTGCACGGCTCTCGGTGGCGTCTACGGTTTTGTCCTCGGATACGCCTGGGGCTACGCCGATCTGTTCCTTCGCGGGTAG
- a CDS encoding tagaturonate epimerase family protein: MPTKARNVSFDEGALRRLLLDTEVDPATVYRSSVRTVDGRIYFLVRGDEAKQFVILADEPPEFSYDSAVQREGRTVYLCPLSAENARRLRRRFPWTAPEPIGRTSALGCGDRLGKATPGHIRACRAAGVRPVLAQQSIREMERTGRPPQEVLDDASWAVFQEGYTDGYGADADHLKRTDHIDACLQAGFTMYTIDPSEHVHTAADELGMDALVEQYAALPWDLLDTSPEAALKRYVGEPLLVAGEEDEVEISFDEEALMRAAVKYGKALAHTRKLAEYLAGQYDKHRSGEAYDLEMSVDETDAPTAPHEHYFVASELDRLGVEVTSLAPRFVGDFEKGIDYIGDRAAFEFSFRQHAAIAQAFGGYKLSIHSGSDKFSVYPIIGEYAGEHVHLKTAGTSFLEALRIPARHDPAFFRRIVSLAFDRFADDRKTYHVSTDLSAIPAPDEVADEALEETYLEENNGRQLLHITYGSILSAEKDDRDRFKEHFFDLLDQHEEEHYEVLRRHLLDHVEGVGTMAISEGTSPSITSDSSK; this comes from the coding sequence ATGCCGACCAAGGCTCGCAACGTGTCCTTCGATGAAGGGGCTCTACGGCGCCTTCTTTTGGACACCGAGGTAGATCCGGCAACAGTGTATCGCTCCTCAGTACGGACGGTAGACGGACGTATATATTTTCTCGTGCGAGGCGATGAAGCGAAGCAGTTCGTGATTCTCGCGGACGAGCCCCCCGAGTTTTCATACGATAGCGCGGTCCAGAGAGAGGGCCGAACAGTGTATCTTTGTCCCCTTTCGGCCGAGAACGCGCGTCGGCTTCGGCGTCGTTTCCCGTGGACGGCTCCAGAACCAATTGGGCGTACCTCGGCCCTCGGCTGCGGGGATCGGCTGGGAAAGGCCACGCCCGGCCACATCCGTGCGTGCCGGGCGGCAGGCGTTCGTCCGGTGCTCGCGCAGCAGTCCATCCGTGAGATGGAGCGGACCGGCCGCCCGCCGCAGGAGGTGCTCGACGACGCTAGCTGGGCGGTCTTCCAGGAGGGATACACGGACGGCTACGGGGCCGACGCCGACCATCTGAAGCGGACGGATCATATCGATGCGTGCCTGCAGGCGGGCTTCACGATGTACACCATCGATCCCTCCGAGCACGTACACACGGCGGCCGATGAGCTCGGGATGGATGCCCTTGTGGAGCAGTACGCGGCCCTACCGTGGGATCTTCTTGACACCTCTCCCGAAGCGGCGCTAAAGCGATACGTAGGGGAGCCACTCTTGGTGGCGGGAGAGGAGGACGAGGTCGAAATTTCCTTCGACGAAGAGGCGTTGATGCGAGCGGCTGTGAAGTACGGAAAGGCGTTGGCCCACACGCGGAAACTGGCCGAGTATCTCGCCGGTCAGTACGATAAACACCGGTCGGGAGAAGCGTATGATCTGGAGATGTCGGTTGACGAAACCGACGCGCCTACCGCCCCCCATGAGCACTATTTTGTGGCGTCGGAGTTAGACCGTCTCGGGGTCGAGGTAACAAGTCTGGCGCCTCGGTTTGTCGGTGACTTTGAGAAAGGCATCGACTACATTGGCGATCGTGCCGCATTCGAGTTCTCGTTTCGGCAGCACGCCGCCATTGCCCAGGCGTTCGGGGGGTACAAGCTCAGCATTCATTCCGGCAGCGACAAATTTTCCGTCTATCCCATCATTGGGGAGTACGCAGGGGAGCACGTCCACCTTAAGACCGCCGGGACGAGCTTTCTGGAGGCGCTCCGCATTCCGGCCCGGCATGACCCAGCATTCTTCCGTCGAATCGTTTCCCTCGCCTTCGATCGGTTTGCCGACGACCGGAAGACGTACCATGTCTCTACGGACCTGAGTGCGATTCCGGCGCCGGACGAGGTGGCGGACGAGGCCCTGGAAGAGACGTATTTGGAGGAGAACAACGGGCGACAACTGCTGCACATCACGTACGGCTCCATTCTGTCGGCCGAAAAAGACGACAGGGATCGATTTAAGGAGCACTTCTTCGACCTGCTCGACCAACACGAGGAGGAGCACTACGAGGTTTTACGGCGCCATCTTCTCGATCACGTGGAGGGGGTGGGAACGATGGCGATTTCGGAAGGAACGTCCCCCTCCATCACGTCCGATTCTTCGAAATGA
- a CDS encoding glucose 1-dehydrogenase, protein MSSFTNDQFDLEDKTAVVIGATGELGGAIAEGLCRAGANTVIAGRNEEEGIQRAEEFSNPDGAGEALFQACDTTDRGDLQALVETSDAAFGQIDVWVNSAGVNSATPFFEIEEAEWDRIMNVNLKGVFLACQEVGRYLIDQDDGGSIINISSMAGMTPLSRVFTYSASKAGLINLSKNLAREWAPHDIRVNCIAPGFFPAEQNKEILSDERIADIMGHTPMNRFGEAEELVGTTLLLASETAGSFITGANIPVDGGYSSMTI, encoded by the coding sequence ATGAGCAGCTTTACGAACGATCAGTTTGACCTTGAAGACAAGACTGCGGTGGTGATCGGCGCCACCGGCGAACTCGGGGGAGCCATCGCCGAAGGGCTTTGTCGGGCGGGGGCCAACACCGTGATTGCCGGTCGGAACGAAGAGGAAGGCATTCAGCGAGCCGAGGAGTTCTCCAATCCGGACGGAGCGGGGGAGGCCCTGTTTCAGGCGTGCGATACCACCGATCGGGGCGATCTGCAGGCCCTGGTGGAGACTTCGGATGCCGCATTCGGCCAAATCGACGTGTGGGTCAACTCTGCGGGCGTCAACTCTGCAACCCCGTTTTTCGAGATTGAGGAGGCAGAGTGGGACCGCATTATGAACGTCAACCTCAAAGGCGTCTTTTTAGCCTGTCAGGAAGTGGGCCGGTATCTCATCGATCAAGATGACGGGGGGAGCATCATCAACATCAGCTCAATGGCCGGCATGACGCCGCTCTCGCGGGTGTTTACGTATTCGGCATCGAAGGCCGGGCTCATCAACCTCAGCAAAAACCTCGCACGGGAATGGGCCCCCCACGACATTCGCGTGAACTGCATTGCTCCCGGCTTCTTTCCCGCCGAACAGAACAAGGAAATCCTGTCCGATGAGCGCATTGCCGATATCATGGGCCACACGCCGATGAATCGGTTCGGCGAGGCAGAGGAACTGGTGGGAACGACGCTGCTCCTTGCCTCCGAGACGGCGGGCTCGTTCATCACCGGAGCCAATATCCCGGTGGACGGCGGCTACTCGTCGATGACGATCTGA
- a CDS encoding Gfo/Idh/MocA family oxidoreductase, with amino-acid sequence MSDTEGVHRRDFLKRTAAAGVGLGVAGSLSPAFGAGAPNDRVVVGVMGVNSRGHYLTEVFARTAGAEVGYVCDVDGRAVERAVASITEPDGGEPLQERTPEGVTDVRRMLENDDLDAIAIAAPDHWHAPATLMAMDAGKHVYVEKPCSHNPHEGELLLDAQQKHPDLVVQMGNQQRSSPRSIEAIQKIRDGIIGEPYFGRAWYANDRGPLDLTTPAQAPDWLNYELWQGPAPRHDYMENLVHYNWHWRWHWGTAEICNNGTHEIDVCRWALDVDHPTKVTSSGGRYHYDDDWEAFDTQVASYEFGDDKMITWEGRSCNANPVKGTDGNPGGGRGASIHGTEGTLIVDRGGYVVYDNDNNLIEYANEAQTGEQVSGTGTVGGGSNTDRHVANFLAAIRGEEDPHSPIEEGRKSVLLCHLGNIAQRTGHTLQTNPETGKIVEDEEAMALWSRDYEPGWEPSV; translated from the coding sequence ATGAGTGACACCGAAGGGGTACATCGTCGAGACTTTCTAAAGCGAACAGCTGCGGCCGGGGTGGGGCTGGGAGTGGCCGGGTCGTTGTCGCCGGCATTCGGGGCGGGGGCGCCCAACGATCGCGTCGTGGTGGGCGTGATGGGCGTCAACAGCCGCGGCCATTATCTCACCGAAGTGTTTGCGCGGACGGCCGGGGCCGAGGTCGGGTACGTTTGCGACGTGGACGGGCGGGCTGTAGAGCGGGCCGTGGCGTCGATTACCGAGCCGGACGGAGGCGAGCCGTTGCAGGAACGGACGCCAGAGGGCGTGACCGACGTGCGCCGCATGCTGGAGAACGACGACCTCGATGCCATTGCCATTGCGGCTCCGGATCACTGGCATGCTCCTGCTACGCTCATGGCGATGGACGCGGGCAAGCACGTCTACGTCGAGAAGCCGTGCAGCCACAACCCCCACGAGGGCGAGCTACTGCTCGACGCGCAGCAGAAGCACCCGGACCTCGTGGTGCAGATGGGCAATCAACAGCGCTCCTCGCCTCGCTCCATCGAAGCCATTCAGAAGATCCGCGACGGCATCATTGGGGAGCCGTACTTCGGACGGGCCTGGTACGCAAACGACCGCGGGCCGTTGGATCTGACGACGCCCGCCCAGGCGCCCGACTGGCTCAACTATGAACTCTGGCAGGGCCCGGCCCCGCGCCACGACTACATGGAAAACCTCGTCCATTACAACTGGCACTGGCGCTGGCACTGGGGCACCGCCGAGATTTGCAACAACGGGACGCACGAGATTGACGTGTGTCGCTGGGCGCTCGACGTCGATCACCCAACCAAGGTGACCTCCAGTGGGGGGCGGTACCACTACGACGACGACTGGGAGGCCTTCGACACACAGGTTGCCAGCTACGAGTTCGGGGACGACAAGATGATCACGTGGGAGGGGCGCAGTTGCAACGCCAATCCGGTGAAGGGGACGGACGGCAATCCCGGAGGCGGTCGCGGCGCTTCGATTCACGGCACGGAAGGGACGCTCATCGTTGATCGGGGCGGTTACGTCGTCTACGACAACGACAACAATCTCATCGAGTACGCCAATGAGGCCCAAACCGGCGAGCAGGTGAGCGGGACCGGCACGGTGGGGGGCGGCTCAAACACCGATCGGCACGTGGCGAACTTCCTCGCGGCCATTCGGGGCGAGGAGGATCCGCACTCTCCAATCGAGGAGGGCCGCAAGAGTGTTCTCCTGTGTCACCTCGGCAACATTGCCCAGCGCACCGGTCACACCCTTCAGACAAATCCCGAGACCGGAAAGATCGTCGAGGACGAGGAGGCGATGGCGCTCTGGAGTCGCGACTATGAGCCGGGCTGGGAGCCGAGCGTGTAA
- a CDS encoding DUF1080 domain-containing protein: MINSLSLRHGFFLFLLPVAVLLVGCQSSGDEASSDPDDGAEEWTTLFDGESLDGWRNPYDWGRARVENDVIALQADDKFFLVTEDTYRDFVFEGEVRLPDRESNSGFMFRAQVDSNRVYGYQAEVDPTDRAWSGGLYDEGRRGWLHPAEGDSLAGVNFREDHGGAFKPTGWNEYRIRAEGDSLKIWVNGEMTTAVRDTVDQEGVIGIQHHGEDGKIYRFRDLRIRQLGGS, from the coding sequence ATGATCAATTCATTGTCCCTTCGGCACGGATTTTTCCTGTTTCTGCTGCCGGTGGCCGTCCTGCTGGTCGGCTGCCAGTCGTCCGGAGATGAGGCCTCTTCGGACCCTGACGACGGAGCCGAGGAGTGGACGACGCTCTTCGATGGCGAGTCGCTCGACGGGTGGCGCAATCCCTACGATTGGGGCCGGGCCCGCGTCGAGAACGACGTGATTGCGCTGCAGGCCGACGACAAGTTTTTTCTGGTGACGGAGGACACCTACCGCGACTTTGTCTTTGAAGGCGAGGTGCGCCTGCCGGATCGAGAGTCAAACTCCGGATTTATGTTTCGGGCGCAGGTGGACTCCAACCGCGTGTACGGCTACCAGGCGGAGGTGGACCCGACCGATCGGGCGTGGTCCGGCGGCCTCTACGACGAGGGACGGCGCGGCTGGCTCCATCCGGCGGAGGGCGATTCTCTTGCGGGCGTCAATTTCCGTGAGGATCATGGGGGCGCGTTCAAGCCCACCGGGTGGAACGAGTACAGGATTCGGGCCGAAGGGGACAGCCTCAAGATCTGGGTGAATGGGGAGATGACGACCGCTGTTCGAGACACGGTGGACCAGGAGGGCGTCATCGGGATCCAGCACCACGGCGAAGACGGCAAGATCTACCGGTTCCGCGATCTCCGGATTCGACAGCTCGGCGGTTCGTAA
- a CDS encoding DUF1080 domain-containing protein gives MTSTRTLGVLLLSAILFTGLACSSTSDDSEEASAPNTLTQSETEAGWALLFDGTSFEGWTGLGRDSIPEGHWKIEDGTIHKVESGDVPTAPDGQPLEGGDIMTTDTYRNFELKLEWKTSKGGNSGIKYNVSDSLSTAHEPQYAALGFEYQLLDDKRHPDSEEPSHRAAGLYDLIPPNEQKSLKPVGEWNQARLVFRGNHGEHWLNGKKVAEYNLDTAEFDSLFAASKYADIAGFRTRRAGHIVLQDHGNDFWFRNIKIRELSAAE, from the coding sequence ATGACTAGTACTCGCACCCTCGGCGTTCTTCTTCTGAGTGCGATCCTCTTTACCGGGCTTGCCTGCTCGTCGACGAGCGACGATTCCGAAGAGGCGTCGGCCCCGAACACACTGACCCAGTCTGAGACGGAGGCGGGGTGGGCCCTGCTCTTCGACGGAACCAGCTTTGAGGGCTGGACCGGGCTCGGGCGCGATTCAATCCCGGAGGGGCATTGGAAAATCGAGGACGGCACCATCCACAAGGTGGAGAGCGGCGACGTGCCCACCGCTCCGGACGGGCAGCCGCTGGAGGGCGGCGACATTATGACGACCGACACGTACCGCAATTTTGAGCTCAAGCTGGAGTGGAAGACGAGCAAAGGCGGAAATAGCGGCATCAAATACAACGTGTCCGATTCGTTGTCAACGGCCCACGAGCCGCAGTACGCCGCCCTTGGGTTCGAGTACCAGCTGCTTGACGACAAGCGGCATCCCGACTCGGAAGAACCGAGCCACCGCGCGGCAGGCCTCTATGATTTGATTCCGCCCAACGAGCAGAAGTCACTGAAGCCGGTCGGAGAGTGGAATCAGGCCCGACTGGTCTTTCGCGGAAATCACGGCGAGCATTGGCTTAATGGGAAAAAGGTGGCCGAGTACAACCTCGACACTGCCGAATTTGACTCCCTCTTTGCGGCCAGCAAGTACGCCGACATCGCAGGCTTTCGGACCCGGCGGGCTGGGCACATCGTCCTCCAGGACCACGGCAATGATTTCTGGTTCCGCAACATCAAAATTCGTGAGTTGTCGGCGGCGGAATAA
- a CDS encoding 5'-methylthioadenosine/adenosylhomocysteine nucleosidase, whose amino-acid sequence MALAIMSAMAEEIEHYLDACTVVGSREQAGRTLHKARYHGHDLVLVKGGVGKVNAAMCTQLLIDVFDVGAVICTGAAGALHDGLDIGDVIVAKDCVQHDVTVEFLGLPRGQIPFSNLRFFSAAEQLVARAMEVDLAEHSIRRGRVCTGDAFIQEETLRAQIQEELDGDCVEMEGAAVGQVCTLNDVPFLLVRAISDRADGSSDIDFQAFLHEAARSSAQIVLHLLEALDPEASLRAPA is encoded by the coding sequence ATGGCACTTGCAATCATGTCCGCGATGGCGGAAGAGATTGAGCACTATCTAGATGCCTGTACGGTAGTAGGGAGTCGCGAACAGGCCGGACGTACTCTCCATAAGGCCCGGTATCACGGGCACGATCTCGTTTTGGTGAAGGGCGGGGTCGGCAAGGTCAACGCGGCGATGTGCACGCAGCTGCTCATTGATGTCTTCGATGTCGGCGCGGTGATCTGTACGGGGGCGGCGGGGGCACTTCACGATGGACTCGATATTGGGGATGTGATTGTGGCTAAGGATTGCGTGCAACATGACGTGACGGTGGAATTTTTGGGCCTGCCGCGAGGACAGATCCCGTTCTCCAACCTGCGGTTTTTCTCCGCGGCGGAGCAACTGGTCGCGCGTGCCATGGAGGTGGACCTGGCTGAGCATTCGATTCGGAGGGGACGAGTCTGCACCGGCGATGCCTTTATTCAGGAGGAAACGCTCCGGGCGCAGATTCAGGAGGAGCTCGACGGCGACTGCGTCGAGATGGAGGGGGCGGCGGTCGGGCAGGTTTGCACCCTTAACGACGTGCCGTTTCTACTCGTGCGCGCCATTTCCGACCGTGCCGACGGGTCGTCGGACATCGATTTTCAGGCGTTTCTGCACGAGGCGGCGCGATCCTCGGCCCAAATTGTCCTGCACCTGCTGGAGGCCCTGGATCCGGAGGCGTCACTACGGGCGCCAGCGTAG
- a CDS encoding M1 family metallopeptidase, with translation MHPDRFTWFFLFLSFVLATGCQTAPAQDSGGRLLPEQAAYDVTHYDLALTVHPDRQSVDGRLTVQADVTDSLGVFVLNLDRRLSVTDIWQGEDQRSRSFRRKNDENELWIDLPGLKTAGDRVSLTVAYEGTPRVAPNPPWQGGLTWAETPNGDPWIATSGQTAGADLWWPVKDHPSDEPDSMDLAFTVPDTLVAASNGVLRDVTRASDSTKTYRWHVSTSINTYAVTMNVAPYETVDTTYASTAGTPIPVSFYALPGDTAQAQANLPHFLDHLRFLEETLGAYPFRTDKYGIAQTPFLGMEHQTLIAYGNDFNRSGGLGYDAGFDALHFHELAHEWYGNCLTVRDWKDFWIHEGTATYLEALYAESLRGPEAYHEVIDYFRRQVANRAPIARTEPTSAQSIYGRDVYYKGALVLHTLRSRIGKDAVETVLRQFIAPDSTAGQACRHVDTDEFLRRAESVAGRELDAFAETYLYQADLPRLDSTRTEGQLTLRWANSAERFEVPVPVRVAGEKQTVSMTGGEGRLDVSPQAEIRIDPKGWVLKAR, from the coding sequence ATGCACCCCGATCGGTTCACGTGGTTCTTTCTCTTCCTCTCGTTCGTCCTTGCGACTGGCTGCCAGACGGCCCCCGCACAAGACTCGGGCGGGCGGCTCCTTCCTGAACAGGCCGCCTACGACGTGACGCACTACGACTTGGCCCTCACTGTGCACCCGGACCGACAGTCGGTTGACGGTCGACTGACGGTACAAGCCGACGTCACTGATTCGCTTGGGGTCTTTGTCTTGAATCTCGACCGCCGGCTGTCGGTGACGGACATTTGGCAGGGGGAGGACCAGCGGTCACGATCGTTTCGGCGCAAGAACGACGAGAACGAGTTGTGGATCGATCTCCCGGGGCTGAAGACCGCCGGGGATCGGGTGTCGCTCACGGTCGCGTACGAAGGGACGCCCCGCGTGGCTCCCAATCCGCCGTGGCAGGGCGGGCTTACCTGGGCCGAGACTCCGAACGGGGATCCGTGGATTGCCACTTCGGGGCAGACGGCGGGAGCCGATTTGTGGTGGCCGGTGAAGGATCACCCCTCTGATGAGCCGGATTCGATGGACTTGGCCTTTACGGTCCCCGACACCCTCGTCGCTGCGTCGAACGGGGTGCTGCGGGACGTCACGCGCGCCTCCGACAGCACGAAGACGTACCGCTGGCACGTGTCGACGTCCATCAATACCTACGCGGTCACGATGAACGTGGCGCCCTACGAGACGGTCGACACTACGTATGCCAGCACTGCGGGCACACCGATTCCGGTCTCTTTCTACGCCCTGCCGGGGGATACGGCCCAGGCGCAGGCCAATCTGCCGCATTTTCTGGATCATCTCCGATTTTTGGAGGAGACCCTTGGGGCGTACCCGTTCCGGACCGATAAGTACGGCATTGCACAGACGCCCTTCTTGGGGATGGAGCACCAGACCCTCATTGCCTATGGGAATGACTTCAATCGGTCGGGGGGACTCGGGTACGACGCTGGGTTCGATGCGCTACACTTCCATGAACTGGCGCACGAGTGGTACGGCAACTGCCTGACGGTGCGCGACTGGAAAGATTTTTGGATCCACGAGGGCACGGCGACCTACCTGGAGGCCCTCTACGCCGAGTCGTTGCGGGGCCCGGAGGCTTACCACGAGGTCATCGACTATTTCCGCCGTCAGGTGGCCAATCGTGCACCCATCGCTCGCACAGAGCCGACCTCTGCTCAAAGCATCTATGGGCGCGACGTGTACTACAAAGGCGCCCTCGTTCTCCACACGCTCCGTTCCAGGATCGGCAAGGACGCCGTCGAAACGGTACTTCGCCAATTCATTGCACCGGACTCGACCGCGGGGCAGGCGTGTCGGCACGTGGACACCGACGAGTTTCTTCGGAGGGCCGAATCGGTTGCCGGGCGGGAGCTCGACGCGTTTGCGGAGACGTACCTCTATCAGGCTGACCTCCCACGGCTGGATTCAACTCGCACGGAGGGGCAGCTTACGCTTCGGTGGGCGAATTCGGCCGAACGGTTTGAGGTGCCGGTTCCCGTTCGGGTGGCGGGGGAGAAACAAACCGTCTCGATGACCGGCGGGGAGGGACGCCTTGACGTATCGCCGCAGGCAGAAATTCGAATCGATCCGAAGGGATGGGTGCTGAAGGCGCGGTGA